A window from Kwoniella pini CBS 10737 chromosome 1, complete sequence encodes these proteins:
- a CDS encoding glutamine synthetase yields the protein MSDLIATKRVDLLAPYLALDQGSKIQAEYIWIDGEGGMRCKTMTLDKAPASVSDLKEWNFDGSSTGQAPGDNSDVFLRPVAFFKDPFRGGANILVLCECYDNDGTPNHSNYRASCKKVMDSAKEHEPWFGLEQEYTLFDADGQVFGWPKNGFPGPQGPYYCGVGAGKVFARDFIEAHYRACLYAGINISGINAEVMPAQWEFQVGPCEGIEMGDHLWMARFLLLRIGEEWGIKPSLHPKPLKGDWNGAGCHSNYSTKEMRTPGKGMAAIEDAIKKLEKKHLEHIAVYGEDNDQRLTGKHETASMTSFSAGIANRGASIRIPRHVGAQGYGYLEDRRPASNVDPYRVTSILVETTLLNN from the exons ATGTCCGACCTTATCGCTACCAAACGAGTCGATTTACTCGCTCCATATCTTGCTCTTGATCAAGGATCAAAGATCCAAGCCGAAT ACATCTGgattgatggtgaaggaggTATGAGATGTAAGACCATGACCCTTGACAAAGCTCCTGCTTCCGTCTCGGATCTCAAGGAATGGAACTTTGACGGTTCTTCAACCGGTCAAGCTCCAGGTGACAACTCTGATGTCTTCCTC CGACCCGTTGCCTTCTTCAAGGATCCATTTAGAGGTGGAGCCAACATTCTCGTTCTTTGTGAATGTTACGACAACGACGGAACCCCTAACCACTCTAACTACCGAGCTTCATGcaagaaggtgatggatTCCGCCAAAGAGCACGAACCTTGGTTCGGTCTCGAACAAGAGTACACTCTTTTCGACGCTGATGGACAAGTCTTCGGTTGGCCAAAGAACGGTTTCCCAGGTCCTCAAGGTCCTTACTACTGTGGTGTTGGTGCTGGTAAAGTTTTCGCTCGTGATTTCATCGAAGCCCATTAC CGAGCATGTCTCTACGCCGGTATCAACATCTCCGGTATCAACGCCGAGGTTATGCCTGCCCAATGGGAATTCCAAGTTGGTCCTTGTGAAGGTATTGAGATGGGTGACCACCTTTGGATGGCTCGATTCCTTTTGCTCAGAATCGGTGAAGAATGGGGAATCAAACCATCTCTCCACCCTAAACCCCTCAAGGGTGACTGGAACGGTGCTGGTTGTCACTCCAACTACTCCACAAAGGAGATGCGAACACCCGGTAAAGGTATGGCCGCCATTGAGGATGCTATCAAGAAGCTCGAGAAGAAACATCTTGAACACATTGCTGTTTACGGTGAAGACAACGATCAAAGATTGACCGGTAAACACGAGACCGCTTCTATGACTTCTTTCTCCGCTGGTATTGCCAACAGAGGTGCCTCCATCCGAATTCCTCGACATGTTGGTGCTCAAGGTTACGGTTACCTCGAAGACAGACGACCTGCTTCCAACGTTGACCCTTACCGAGTTACCTCAATTCTTGTTGAGACCACCCTCCTTAACAACTAA